The following coding sequences are from one Pseudonocardia sp. EC080619-01 window:
- a CDS encoding XdhC/CoxI family protein: protein MRDVIDQLEGWWKNGQPAALATVVGTFRSAPRQPGASMLVGPGGEAVGSVSGGCVEGAVYELGQQVLSDERPVLQRYGVSDDDAFAVGLTCGGILDIFVEKVTPETYDQLGRIADAIRAEDPVAVATVVAGPSELLGSRLVVWPDRTEGGTGSDRIDDAVRDDVRGLLDSGRNATLTYGVHGERRGEGLQVFVESFAPPPRMIVFGAIDFAAAVARMGGFLGFRVTVCDARPVFATASRFPGANEVVVEWPHRYLQAEADAGRIDQRTALCVLTHDPKFDVPLLEVALRLPEVGYIGAMGSRRTHDDRIDRLRERGLTEAEIGRMSSPIGLDLGARTPEETAVSIAAEMIAQHWGGEGIPLAEREGPIHAS from the coding sequence ATGCGTGACGTGATCGACCAGCTCGAGGGCTGGTGGAAGAACGGGCAGCCGGCCGCGCTGGCCACGGTGGTCGGCACCTTCCGGTCCGCTCCGCGCCAGCCCGGCGCGTCGATGCTGGTCGGACCGGGTGGCGAGGCCGTCGGCTCGGTGTCGGGCGGCTGCGTCGAGGGCGCCGTCTACGAGCTCGGCCAGCAGGTGTTGTCCGACGAGCGCCCGGTGCTGCAGCGCTACGGGGTGTCCGACGACGACGCGTTCGCCGTCGGCCTCACCTGCGGCGGGATCCTGGACATCTTCGTCGAGAAGGTGACCCCCGAGACCTACGACCAGCTCGGCCGGATCGCCGACGCGATCCGCGCCGAGGACCCGGTGGCGGTCGCGACCGTCGTCGCGGGCCCGTCCGAGCTGCTCGGCTCGCGCCTGGTCGTGTGGCCGGACCGCACGGAGGGCGGCACGGGCTCGGACCGGATCGACGACGCCGTCCGCGACGACGTCCGCGGCCTGCTCGACTCCGGCCGCAACGCGACCCTGACCTACGGGGTGCACGGCGAGCGGCGCGGCGAGGGCCTCCAGGTGTTCGTCGAGTCCTTCGCCCCGCCGCCCCGGATGATCGTGTTCGGCGCGATCGACTTCGCGGCCGCGGTGGCCCGGATGGGCGGCTTCCTCGGCTTCCGGGTGACCGTGTGCGACGCGCGCCCGGTCTTCGCGACCGCCAGCCGGTTCCCGGGGGCGAACGAGGTCGTCGTCGAGTGGCCGCACCGCTACCTGCAGGCCGAGGCCGACGCGGGGCGGATCGACCAGCGGACCGCGCTGTGCGTGCTCACCCACGACCCGAAGTTCGACGTGCCCCTGCTGGAGGTCGCGCTGCGGCTGCCGGAGGTCGGCTACATCGGGGCGATGGGGTCCCGCCGCACCCACGACGACCGGATCGACCGGCTCCGCGAGCGCGGCCTCACCGAGGCCGAGATCGGACGGATGTCGTCGCCGATCGGTCTCGACCTGGGTGCCCGTACCCCGGAGGAGACCGCGGTGTCGATCGCGGCGGAGATGATCGCCCAGCACTGGGGCGGCGAGGGGATCCCGCTCGCCGAGCGGGAGGGCCCCATCCACGCCTCCTGA
- a CDS encoding tyrosine-type recombinase/integrase — protein MNEFLVELAARGMSAHTVRSYAYDLLRWWRFLAVVEVRWDRASSAEVRDLVLWLRRATKPGASRRRESAVTAGTVNPVTRKAYPGDGYAARTVRHSNAVLRAFYEFWIDERGGGPLVNPVPRERDRSGQRAGAHHNPLGPFTPRPRLRYNPRLPRSRPRAMPDEQWESLFEALRSDRDRAMVAMAVSSGARIGELLGVRGADLDWGEQLVRVHRKGSNAQQWLPVSGETFVWLRLYIEQLGGEVGPGEPLWQTLRRRHRGPVLRGVDGATVDGTPPSGPITAVTISGGSEVRGRKPLSYDAWRAVMRRANAVLGTNWSMHDLRHTCALRMIRDDRLSLRDVQTVLGHAHLTTTQQYLCDDESVVLGRVHEHLARLGEPAPVAPARAADYAAEDMAILLGPFSGQAGGQR, from the coding sequence GTGAACGAGTTCCTGGTCGAGCTCGCTGCCCGCGGGATGTCGGCGCACACGGTGCGCAGTTACGCCTATGACCTGCTGCGCTGGTGGCGGTTCTTGGCTGTAGTCGAGGTTCGTTGGGATCGGGCGTCGTCGGCGGAGGTCCGGGATCTGGTGCTGTGGCTGCGGCGCGCCACCAAGCCGGGCGCGTCGCGGCGGCGGGAGTCCGCGGTCACGGCGGGGACGGTGAACCCGGTGACGCGCAAGGCATATCCCGGAGATGGCTATGCGGCCCGGACGGTGCGCCACAGCAATGCGGTGTTGCGGGCGTTCTACGAGTTCTGGATCGACGAACGCGGCGGGGGGCCGCTGGTGAATCCCGTGCCGCGGGAGCGGGACCGGTCCGGTCAGCGTGCGGGCGCGCACCACAATCCGCTGGGCCCGTTCACACCGCGGCCGCGGCTGCGCTACAACCCGCGGCTGCCGCGGTCGCGGCCGCGGGCGATGCCCGATGAGCAGTGGGAGTCGCTTTTCGAGGCGCTGCGCTCGGACCGGGACCGGGCAATGGTGGCCATGGCGGTCAGCAGTGGCGCCCGGATCGGAGAGCTGCTTGGGGTCCGGGGCGCGGACCTGGACTGGGGCGAGCAGCTGGTCCGGGTCCATCGCAAGGGCAGCAACGCACAGCAGTGGCTGCCGGTCTCGGGCGAGACATTCGTGTGGTTGCGTCTCTACATCGAGCAACTCGGCGGCGAGGTGGGACCGGGCGAGCCGCTGTGGCAGACGCTGCGCCGGCGGCACCGTGGCCCAGTCTTGAGGGGGGTAGACGGGGCCACGGTCGATGGGACGCCGCCGAGCGGACCCATCACGGCGGTAACGATCAGCGGGGGCTCGGAGGTTCGGGGACGAAAGCCATTGAGCTATGACGCGTGGCGGGCGGTCATGCGGCGGGCGAACGCGGTGCTCGGCACGAACTGGTCGATGCACGACCTACGGCACACGTGTGCCCTCCGGATGATCCGGGACGACCGGCTGTCGTTGCGGGACGTGCAGACTGTGCTCGGGCACGCCCACTTGACCACGACGCAGCAGTACTTGTGTGACGACGAATCCGTGGTCCTAGGCCGGGTGCACGAGCACTTGGCCAGGCTCGGCGAACCAGCGCCGGTCGCGCCGGCCAGGGCCGCCGACTACGCCGCCGAGGATATGGCGATCTTGCTGGGGCCGTTCTCGGGTCAAGCCGGAGGGCAGCGATGA
- a CDS encoding MoxR family ATPase — translation MNDSAPAGAPGHPARPAPGSPADLATALRGTGYLADDGLATAAYLAMQMNRPLFCEGEPGTGKTALAQALAETLGAPLIRLQCHDGIDAGQALYDWDFPRQLLHLRTLEATGGDLDADAVESSLYDERFLLDRPILRALRTSPSVLLIDEIDRADDEFEAFLLEVLTEHAVTIPEVGEVRAQTPPIVVLTSNRTREVHDALKRRCLYLWLEHPTIEREIEILHSRLPDVPERLAASVARAVQKLRHSDLIKPPGVAETLDWARALQLVGARHLDPETAARTLGAVLKYREDADRVHKQLDSLLAS, via the coding sequence GTGAACGACTCCGCACCCGCCGGCGCGCCGGGGCACCCCGCCCGTCCGGCACCAGGGAGCCCGGCCGACCTCGCCACCGCGCTGCGTGGCACCGGGTACCTGGCCGACGACGGCCTCGCCACGGCGGCCTACCTGGCCATGCAGATGAACCGCCCGCTGTTCTGCGAGGGCGAGCCGGGTACCGGCAAGACCGCGCTGGCGCAGGCCCTCGCCGAGACCCTCGGCGCACCGCTGATCCGGCTCCAGTGCCACGACGGCATCGACGCCGGTCAGGCCCTGTACGACTGGGACTTCCCCCGGCAGCTGCTGCACCTGCGCACCCTGGAGGCGACCGGCGGGGACCTCGACGCCGACGCGGTCGAGTCCTCCCTCTACGACGAGCGCTTCCTGCTGGACCGGCCGATCCTGCGCGCGCTGCGCACCAGCCCGTCGGTGCTGCTCATCGACGAGATCGACCGCGCCGACGACGAGTTCGAGGCCTTCCTGCTGGAGGTCCTCACCGAGCACGCCGTCACCATCCCCGAGGTCGGGGAGGTGCGCGCGCAGACGCCGCCGATCGTCGTCCTCACCTCCAACCGGACCCGCGAGGTGCACGACGCCCTCAAGCGCCGCTGCCTCTACCTCTGGCTCGAGCACCCGACGATCGAGCGGGAGATCGAGATCCTGCACAGCAGGCTGCCCGACGTGCCGGAGCGGCTCGCCGCGTCCGTCGCGCGCGCGGTGCAGAAGCTGCGGCACTCCGACCTGATCAAGCCGCCGGGCGTGGCCGAGACCCTGGACTGGGCCCGTGCGCTGCAGCTGGTCGGCGCCCGCCACCTGGACCCGGAGACCGCCGCCCGCACCCTCGGCGCGGTCCTCAAGTACCGCGAGGACGCCGACCGGGTGCACAAGCAGCTCGACTCCCTGCTCGCCTCCTGA
- a CDS encoding VWA domain-containing protein: MTAPPPTDELLTGLVGFTEVLRAAGVPVTQDRVTAFLQALDTLDVTDREQAYWAGRLTLCGDPDDVVRYDLAFPSWFEPSEGRRATNRDERPPAPPRLAALVPGREGAGEDDTDDDGPQIKAAATGTEVLRSRDLGELSPAEREHLRRLMTLLRPEPPTRASRRRRPHRRGTADPQRTLRTALRNQGELSTIRRRDSSRRPRKVVLLIDVSGSMEPYADALMRFAHVFVRRSPRSVEAFTLGTRLTRITRELRLRDPERALGTAGKAIPDWSGGTRLGELLKAFVDRWGRRGAARRAVVVVFSDGWERGGTELLGEQVEQLSRLAHRLIWVNPHAGKDGYAPVQGGIVAALPHLDDLLAGHSLDTLEKLLKVVRDA, encoded by the coding sequence GTGACCGCCCCGCCCCCCACCGACGAGCTGCTGACGGGACTCGTCGGCTTCACCGAGGTGCTGCGTGCCGCCGGCGTGCCCGTGACCCAGGACCGGGTGACCGCGTTCCTGCAGGCCCTGGACACCCTCGACGTCACCGACCGGGAGCAGGCGTACTGGGCGGGCCGGTTGACGCTGTGCGGCGACCCGGACGACGTCGTCCGCTACGACCTGGCCTTCCCCTCCTGGTTCGAGCCGTCGGAGGGCCGTCGGGCCACGAACCGCGACGAGCGCCCGCCCGCCCCGCCGCGGCTCGCCGCGCTCGTCCCCGGCCGGGAGGGTGCCGGCGAGGACGACACCGACGACGACGGCCCGCAGATCAAGGCCGCCGCCACCGGCACCGAGGTGCTGCGCAGCCGCGACCTCGGCGAGCTCAGCCCGGCCGAGCGGGAGCACCTCCGCAGGCTGATGACGCTGCTGCGGCCGGAGCCCCCGACCCGGGCGTCGCGGCGACGGCGGCCGCACCGGCGCGGCACGGCCGACCCGCAGCGCACGCTGCGCACCGCGCTGCGCAACCAGGGCGAGCTGTCCACGATCCGGCGGCGGGACTCGTCCCGGCGCCCGCGCAAGGTCGTCCTGCTGATCGACGTCTCCGGCTCGATGGAGCCGTACGCCGACGCGCTGATGCGGTTCGCGCACGTCTTCGTGCGACGCTCGCCGCGTTCGGTGGAGGCGTTCACCCTCGGCACGCGTTTGACGAGAATCACCCGGGAATTGCGTCTGCGTGATCCGGAAAGAGCACTCGGTACGGCCGGGAAGGCGATTCCCGACTGGTCCGGGGGAACGCGTCTCGGCGAGTTGCTGAAGGCGTTCGTCGACCGGTGGGGGCGCCGTGGGGCCGCCCGCCGCGCCGTCGTCGTGGTCTTCTCCGACGGCTGGGAACGCGGCGGCACGGAACTGCTGGGCGAGCAGGTGGAGCAGCTGTCCCGGCTGGCCCACCGGCTGATCTGGGTGAACCCGCACGCCGGCAAGGACGGCTACGCCCCCGTCCAGGGCGGAATAGTCGCGGCCCTGCCGCACTTGGACGACTTGCTGGCCGGGCACAGCCTGGACACGCTGGAGAAGCTGCTGAAGGTGGTGCGAGATGCGTGA